CCTCTTTTATCTGAAGAAAATAGCGATATGGGTTAAATCTTCCAACGAAATATCCAATGGATGGGAGGGTGACAAGAGCATGAAACATTAAAGCCAGAAGAACCGTTAATACATAGCTGTATAGCTCAAAAATCGGTTCCAATCCATTCTTGGCTACCGTTGCCGCAATGAGAAAAAAGACACCAATCGGTGTTAAAGCGATAACCCATCTTGCAAGAACCATCATCGCATCATTGATACTATCAAAGAAGTTGTAGAGCACTGTTCGTTTCGTTTGTTGAATAAAAAGAGCGGCTACTGCGAAAAGAATCGTAAAAAAGATGATTGGCAAGATTGCTCCTTTGCTCAATGCTTCAAAGATATTGGCTGGAATAAAGGAGAGCAAAAAGTCCGAGAGTGAGAGCTCTTTTTTTTCGATCGTTACATTTTGCGGAATTTGCAAGAGGTGTTCGCCGGAACCTGGATTGATAAGATGAAAGATAACGATTCCAAGTAACACTGCGAGAGCAGTCGTACTCAGATAATACAAAAAGGCTTTTACTCCAATGGACTTGAGTTCCTCTTTACCACTCAAAGAGGCAATAGCGATAAATATAGAAGCAAATACCAAAGGAATGATAAGCATTTTTAGAAGTTTTAGATAGATATCTCCAACTGCTTTGAGTTCAGTTGAGAGAGCAGGGAAGAAGTAACCAAAGGCGATCCCTGCTCCAATAGCAATGAGTGTGAGATTTTCTACGCTAAATAGCTTTTTACGAGCCATGAGCCTCCATACAGAATGAGAATAGCAGCGAGATAGATGGCGCTTGTTCCAAAAACGTTTGCTCCCTGGCATGAAGTACAATTTTTATATTTTGTAGTTTCATATTTTGCGTACAGAGCAAAAACAATGAGCCATATGAACTCTATGAAAAAAAGTAACGTGTTGTACGTCAAAACGAATTTTGCAAAATTTGCAAAAGTAGAGAGGATGAGCAAGATAAAATGACCTACTAAAAAAAGGCGCAGCGCTGTTAAGATTCTATCTTTTATGAAATAGGTAGGACAGGTGTCTCCATAACTACCATACTCTTTGAAAAACTTTTTCTGCTCCTTTTTTGAGAGCTTATCAAACAGGTACCCGCCAAATACCATATCGATCTTTCGCTGAAGCAGGACCGCTTCATCATCTTTGGCTGTATAGAATTTTTGGTTGCCTTGAAGATCTTCGTACATGACTTTTATAACAGGATAGCGCTGGACGGTTACTTCTATGTTTGGTAAACTCTCATCACTCTCCGTTGAAGCGAAATATTGCCCCTCTTTGCCGTAGATTGTTGGGTTGATCATTACTTCATAGGTGCCATCTTTCTTTTTCAGAACAATAATGCGTAGAGGTTCGCCGATTTGGATAGCGGCTAGTGCCTGGAGGTTGTTCTCTTCAATTGTCTTTTTTATCTCTTCGACGATTTCATTGATTTTTGGATCTTTAAAATCTCGAATAAGACCAGAAATTTGCAATAGTGTATGGTCAGGATAAGTTAGAATCTTTGCCATCGGGTTCCTTTTGAGGTACAAGGGGCGAAGCCCCTCGTTTTAATGGTGAGATTTAGAAACGACTGCCAACATTTTGAGGTTGATGATGATAAATCTGATAAATTGCCAGATTTTGCATGTTCTTAAAAACCTTTGGAAAGGCCCTGGAATCATTGTTCCGTATGTTTTGTCGTCGTATGGTTTGATGTTTTTTTGAACGTCTAAATAATCTTTTGCCATAATTGCTCCTTTTTCTTATTCAGGGATGAGTGTCCATCCTGGTTTGAGTTGCGCTTTCCACATAAACATATAGTGCAAGATGTGTTTGATCCAGTGACCTGCAAGACCGATCTCACCAAAAGTGTATTCTGGATCCCGTCCAGTTCCTGGGAATCTGTCATAATCTGGTACAACCGGGTACACTGTCAATGCCACGGCTGAACCGTTCCATACACTCTTACCAGTAGAAGCTACACATGCTGCACCCATCTCTGCCATGGAAGCGTGATGCCCTTTTTCTTTTACTTCTTCTAGACTGTATTTTCCTTCGATGACATCACATACTGTTCGTGCAACAGTTTTACCGATGATTCCTGAAGGCATACCGGTTCTTGGAGGTGCCGGAGTGATTGGCGTACCATTGACAGATTTTGCCGGTTTGGATATTGGATGAGGTGGTGCAAACGCGATACCTACTGCGAACATATTTGCGTAATCTGGGTTTTGATAATATCTTGGCCAGTCGCTCGCTTTCCACTCTTCAAACGGTTTTGGCGTATAGTCTGCATCCACTTTCATAAAGCCGTTTGGTGCGAAAACTTTATCGGTGATATCGTTTCCAGCTTTATCATAGGCTTTGAGTCCTACACCGCTAAATGGAGGAATGAGCATCGCAAAGTCAAATGTTTCTTCACCTTCCGTTCCATCGAGAAGTTCGTACTGGAGTTTTCCTTTTTGAACCTCTTTAACGTGCGCACCTGTAATCCAGTCAACGCCACGTTCTGCAAATAAAGATTCAGCCAAAACTTTGGAACTGACGATATGGCCACCCCATTTGATATGAAGACCTGCTACACCGAAGTCTCCAAGGAACTGCTCGTTTGAGATCCATTTAATTTCCGCTTTGTCTCGGACCCCAGCTTCTCTGAGTTCATGCTCGATGTTGAAGATATACTCGAATGCCGCCCCTTGGCAGGTACACATACCATGACCTGTACCGATGAGGAATTTTACTTTTTCCCCTTTTTTCATTCGCTCAATCGCATTTTGAAAGTGGTTGTTCGCTTCAGCGGCGTGTTGATACGTACATACGGAAAGGGAGTAACCTTCATCTGGTCCAAGTCCAGGAGTCGCCGCAAAATTGAGTTTAGGACCTGTAGCATTGATAAGATAGTCGTACTCTACCTCTTCTGTCTGACCTTTTTTGTTTGGATCAGTATATTCGATCGTTACATATGGTCTATCGCTTCCCTCTTTTCCTTCCGGATGAATTGAGACAGCTTTTGCTTGCCGAAAATCGATGCCAGCTTTTTGATAGACAGGAGCCAATTCAAAAATAACATCTTCTGGTTTCATCTCGCCGACACCGACCCAGATATTGGAAGGGATCCAGTTCCATTTGCTGTTCGGAGATACTACTACTACTTCATGTTTGTCGCCAAGCCAATGCTTCGCAAAAGTAGCAGCAGTATGTCCTGAGACACCAGCACCTAATACAACGATTCTTGCCATATTTGCCCCTTTTTTGAATTTCGATACACATTATTATAGGGCGATAGAGTTTAAAATAAAATTATGAGGAATATAAACTAATTTAATCGACTAAGTATGTGATGAGCAAAACTTATTTTTATAATAATAATTCCTTATGATATAGAGTTGATGTACTCATTTTTGAAATGGACATACCGTTGTGCGCTGGCATATAATTCAGCGACTTCTTCTTCACTCAGTTCCCGTACTACCTTGGCGGGGCTTCCGAGTATCAGGCTTCTTGGAGGAAATTTCTTTCCACCAGTCACCAAAGCTCCCGCACCGACGATAGACTCTTTTCCTATAACCGCTCCGTCTAAAATCGTTGAATTCATACCGATTAAACAGGCATCTTCAATAGTACAACCATGGAGCATCACTCGATGACCCACCGTCACATCGTTTCCTATTATAGTTGGATAGCCGTCACTCATATCCGCTTTTTTGTAGTGGGTAACATGGATCATGGTGAGGTCCTGGATGTTGGTGCGATCACCGATTTTGATATAGTGTACATCCCCTCGTACCACACATCCAAACCAGATGGATACATCTTTGCCCATGGTGACATTTCCTATAATGGTTGCATCGGGTGCGATCCACGTTCCTTCATCTTTTGTTGGGAACCACTCTTTGTACCGTAAAAGCATCAACTCTCCTTTAGTAATCTTCTAGCGAGCCTTTTGGCTTTTGAAGTGCTGTTCTTTTGATGTGTGGAGTGAAGCAGTTTAGCATACTCTTCCATCAGCCGTTGTGAATCGATAGGCGGTTTGTTGGGTTCGGGCGTTTTTTTAATATAGTTGCCGTCAGGTAAAAGTACCCGTGCTTTGACATTGTCTTTAAGCTGAATGTTCAGTATCTCAATGAGCCTTTCGGCAATATCTTGATCAAAAATAGGATTCATAAGCTCTATTCTTCGCTCCAGATTTCTTGGCATCCAGTCGGCACTGGAGATAAAAACTTGCGGTTTCGCATGTCTAAAATAGAAGATCCTGGCATGCTCCAGATATTTGCCGACGATGGAGATGACCTGGATATTTTCACTGATTCCTTCTATACCCGGCCGTAGACAGCAGATACCCCGGACGATGAGATCGATTTTTGTTCCGGCCATACTCGCTTTGTAAAGTGCGACGATGATATCGGAGTCGACCAAAGAGTTCATTTTTGCGACGATATGACCTTCTTGCCCCCTTTTTGCTTCCTCTTCGATCATCTGCAGTAGCTTTGGTTTGATCTGATACGGAGACATATAGAGTGTGCTCAGTTTTGTCTTTTTGCTAAATCCGGTGAGAAAATGGAAAAATTTTGTTGCATCGTCCACAATTGCCTTTTGAGCGGTAAATAGGCTCACATCAGTGTAAATTTTAGCTGTTTGGGGATTGTAGTTTCCCGTAGCAAGATGTACATACTGCCTGAGTCTGTCTCCATCTTTTTTGATAACTTGTGCTATCTTTGCATGGACTTTAAATCCTGGGATTCCGAAAATAACATGAGCTCCGGCTTTTTCCAGTTCTCTGGCCCAGATGAGGTTGTTCTCTTCATCAAATCTCGCTTTGAGTTCCACCATGGCCGTTACCTGTTTACCGCTTTCGGCTGCATCTATGAGAGCCTTGACGATGGGGGAGTTTTTTCCGACGCGGTACAAGGTCATCCGAATAGCCAACACATTTGGATCTTTACTCGCTTCAGAGATAAACTTCACTACTGGATCAAAACTTTCGTATGGATGATAGAGCATTACATCTTCATGATCGATAATGGAAAAAATGGGTTCTCCTGAATCCAAAGGTGGCAAAATCTTAGGAGTATACGGCTCAAAAAGTAGATGAGGAAAGTTTTTGTTACTGACAATCTCCCATAAACCTGCAAGATTGAGTGGAATTGTATGTCGGTAGATATCTTCCCCGTGGATATGGAGATGTTCATTTAAAAAAGCTATGAGATCTTCGTCTGCATTGGCTCCGATCTCTAGACGAACGATCTCACCTTTTCTTCGAAGTTTTAACCCTTCTTCCAAAAGCTCCATGAAATCGTCCGCTTCCTCTTCTTCTATCTCGATATCAGCGTTTCTGGTAACACGAAAAGGTGTACTTGCGAGTGTGTTGTAACCAGGAAACAAAGAGTTTATATGGGCTTGTACGATGGATTCGATAGGGATGTATGTCGCTTCGCCTAGCTGCACGAAACGGGGCAGTACACGGGGGATCCGAACAAGGCCGTATTTGATGTCGTTTGGATTGTTTGCATCGGCCAGTTTGAGTGCCAAAGCGAAACTCAGATTGTTCAGATGCGGAAAAGGGTGGGTCGCATCCACCGCAATTGGTATGATAACCGGATAGAGATTGCTATAAAAAAATTTATCGATCTCTTTTTGTTCTTCGCTACTCAGTTCATTATAATTTTTAAGATACAGTCCCTCTTTTTTCAATGCATCGATAATCTCATAAAAAGTGCTTTCAAGAGATTTTTTTTCCGTATGCAAGTAGTTTCTGATGGCTTGAAGCTGCTCCAAAGGGGTCATTTTGTCCGGACCGGTTTCCAATATACGATACTTATAGAGTTTTTTAAGCCCGGCTACGCGAATCATGTAAAACTCGTCCAGGTTCGTACCGTAAATTGCGATAAATTTTAATCGTTCAAGAAGTGGATTGTTTTTATCTTGCGCCTCTTCGAGAACTCTCGTGTTGAATTTGAGCCAGGAGAGCTCTCGGTTGATATAGAGTTTCGGATCTTTCAGGTTCATGCAATCCCTTTTGTTTTTCGTAAATGCTTTAGTCCGATTTTATCAAAAAAAGGTAGAATTTTGATTACTGGGAGGTGATTTATGGATGTAAAGAGGCTGATAGAAAACTATAAAGAGTTTAAAAAGATCCATTTTAAAAAATATGAAGAGCTTTTTGAGGAGCTCGTCAAAAATGGTCAGCAACCAAAAACTTTTTTTATAGGTTGTAGTGATTCTCGGGTGGTTCCTGATCTCATAACGGGTGCAAAGCCGGGTGATCTTTTTATCTTTCGAAATGTAGGCAATTTTATCCCCCCTTTTAAACCGGATGCGGACTTTCATGGAACGGCTGCGGCTATCGAGTATGCGGTGAGTGTACTGAACGTTCAAGATATCGTCGTCGTAGGCCATAGTCACTGTGGAGCATGCGCTAGCTTGTACCAAGAACTCCCACAAAGTGAAGAGCTTATCCATACAAAAACGTGGCTTCAACTTGGAAAGCTGGCAAAAGAAGCAGCAATCGCAGAAGTGGGAAAGGAAGATAAAGAGGCTTTGTTACGAGCCACGGAACGGTTCAACGTAATTGTCCAACTGGCTAATCTGCTCACCTATCCGGCAGTTTTGAGGAGGCTCGAAGAGGGAAGCCTGTTTGTGCATGGCTGGTACTATAAGATAGAAAGCGGAGAGATAGAGTATTTTGATGAAGAGGAGGAAAGATTTAAGCCTATAGTGCTTTGATCTTTTCTATTTCGTCTCTGAGTCTTGCAGCCTCTTCAAATTCCAGTTTTTTTGCTGCTTCATGCATCGCTTTGCGAAGTTCTTTGATGATCTTCTCTTTCTCTTTAGCCGGAAGTTTATCCATCTTTTTTCTTTTTTCGTAGAGTTTGTCCAGATCTTCGGATTTGAGATTTTCATCCAGTCTTCTGCTGACGGTTTTTGGCGTAATGCCATGGGCTTTGTTGAAGCTATCTTGTTTTTGGCGTCTGGCAATCGTAGTTTTAATGGCTCTTTGCATGGAACCTGTGATTTTGTCTTCTACCGCTTTTAGATCCTCCAGGCTCTCAAGCGTGACTCTTTTTTCTATTTTATCCGCAAACATCAATACTCGGCCCTCGGCATTTCTGGCGGCTCGTCCCATGGTCTGGATGAGACTCGTTTCACTACGCAAAAAACCTTCCTTGTCCGCATCCAAAATAGCTACAAGGCTCACTTCTGGCAGATCCAACCCTTCTCGAAGAAGATTGATGCCTATGAGTACGTCAAACTCTCCTCTTCGTAGGCCTCTGATAAGCTGATTTCTCTCGATCGCATCGATCTCGGAGTGCATATATCGCACCTTTATGCCAAGATCGGCGTAGTATTTACTCAAATCCTCTGCCATCTTTTTGGTTAGTGTTGTGACCAAAACTTTGTTGCCTTTGGCGATCTCTTTTTTGATCTCATCGTGAAGAATCTCTACCTGGTGGCGACTTGGAGCAAGTTCAACCAGAGGATCAAGCAGGCCTGTCGGGCGGATGATCTGCTCAGCCACAACGCTGGAGAGCTCCAGTTCAAGTTCTCCCGGCGTTGCCGAGACGAAAAGGTAGTGTGGCGCTTTGTTGATGAACTCTTCAAACTTCAATGGTCTGTTGTCCAGAGCGCTTGGGAGTCTAAAGCCATACTCCACCAGTACCTCTTTTCGGCTTCGATCACCTGCATACATACCGCGAAACTGTGGCAGACTTACATGAGACTCATCGACGATGATGAGGTAGGGTTGTCCTTTGGCCTCGAAATAGTCGATAAGAGAATAGGGTGTTTCACCAGGCTTTTTTCCTGTGAGATGTCTTGAGTAGTTTTCGATTCCTTTACACGTTCCCGTGGTCTCGAGCATCTCCAGGTCAAACTCCGTTCTTTGTTTAAGGCGCTGATACTCCACCAGTCTGTTTTCTTTCAAAAAGTAGTCCAGTCGCTCTTCGAGCTCTTTTTCTATCGACTTGATGGCTTCAGCGAGTCTGTTTTGTCCTACGATAAACTGGTTGGCAGCATACAAAGTGATCGTGTGCAGCTCTTGCAGTTTTTTGTTGGTAAGCGGATCAAAATAGTAGATAGATTCTATCTCATCTCCAAAGAACTCCACTCGTATCGCTTCATCTTCGAAGTAGGCCGGATAGATATCCACTACATCGCCACTAACGCGAAAATCCCCGCGATCAAAAAACTTGTCGTTTCGTTTGTAGCCCATCTCAAGAAGACGAAAGAGGAGTTCTCTTTGGCCGATTTCGTTTCCCTCTTCAAACTTGAAAACCATCTTTCGATATTCATTCGGGTTGCCAAGCCCGTAATTGGCGCTGACTGATGCAACGACGATTACATCGTCGTATTCAAGCAGACTTGCAGTCGCTGAGAGTCTGAGGCGCTCCAACTCATCGTTTATGGAGCTGTCTTTTTCTATGAAGAGATCTTGTCTTGGCAGGTAAGCCTCAGGCTGATAGTAGTCATAGTAGCTGATGAAATACTCCACATGATTTTTTGGGAAAAAATGTTTAAATTCGCTGAAAAGCTGGGCTGCCAATGTTTTGTTGTGTGTCATGATGAGTGTCGGCATCTGCAGTTTTTCGATGATCTTTGCCATTGTATAGGTCTTTCCGCTTCCGGTAACACCCAAAAGGGTTTGATAGCGGTTTCCCTCTTTGATGGAAAGAGAGAGTTTTTCGATAGCCTCAGGTTGGTCCCCTGCGGGCGGATAGGGAGCAGCCATTTCAAATTTTGCCAAGAGACTCCTTTTTTTGGTTATAATTATACAAAAATTAAACAAAACTTAAAAGGGCTTTGATGGAGCAGATGGATTTGGTAGAGAAACTTTCTCAAAAAATCGAAGAGATGATGCAGCGATATAAAAGAATGCAAGAGGAGCTTGAGACTCTAAGAAGGGAACTTGTGACATGCAAGGCGGCTAACGAAGAGAAAGACAAAGAGATTGAACGCCTCAGGGATGAAATAGCTTTAAAAAATATGGAAGTAGATGAGATTATCAAAAAAATCGAACAGTTTATGGAATAGCCGTGAAAAAAATCGCATTGAAGATAGAGGGCAAAGAGTATGAGATCTCTTTGGAGGAAGAGTTTGCCGATTATGTACAAAAGGAGCTTGATCAAGGGAAGCTTGATACGAAAACGATAAAAAATCTTCTCCAGGCATACTTAAGAAAATCTTATGAATGTTTCAAACTTCAAAAAAAGCTCAACGAACTCATCAAAAAAATAGAACCTTAAGCTCTTTTTAATAGTAACTATCAGATAATTTTCTCAAGCAGGAAGACCTGCGAAAATAAAATCAAAAGGAGTCGTCATGAGACGTGGTGGTTTTACAATGATCGAATTGATCTTCGTGATCGTGATCTTGGGTATTTTGGCTGCAGTAGCGTTGCCAAAGTTTGTAGGTGTGAGTGAACAGGCAAGAGAAGGGAAACTTAAGGCGTTTGTAGGTACATTAAACCGAACAGTTGGACCAGCCGTTTGGAGTAAAGCTATAGCGAACGATGGATCTGGAAAAATAGCTAAATTAACTTTGTCAGATGCAGAAAAAAATCTCTCTGCTTATGTAGATATCCCCCAAGAGATTGATGCATCTACTGTTGATTTAAGTAAGTGTGATGACAATACTCAATTCAAAACAATTGCAGAGACAGACGATAATGTAATGCCAGGGGATTATGCAATTACATGTCGGGATGGAAATTCTACTAATGCTCCTGCCTTTCAACTTGTTGATTCAAATGGCAAAGTATTAGCGGGACCGTCATCTTAATTCATGAAAAATGCCTTTACAATGATCGAGCTCATTTTTGCGCTCATCATTATCGGTATTCTTGGTGCTGTTGCTGTCCCAAGATATTTTGGAATAGAGCAACAGGCAAGAGAGAATATCTCAAAATCTTTTGCAGCGACGATGACGCGGACCGTGGGGCACTCCCTCTGGTCCAAGTCGCTTAGCGAAGGAAAAGATGGAAGCATCAAAGATGATAATGACGGGAATGCTTCTACGTTTTATGAAAGGAGTCTGGAAGTGTATGTTTCTATTCCAGACTACTTCGATAAAACGACTGTAAATTTTGAAAACTGCGTACAAAGCGGTGCAGAAGCCAAACCATTTATGAAAAAAAGTGAAAAAGGGAAATACAATCTTTTTTGCCGTGACGGCAATGCTACAGATGCACCGCTTTTTGTATTAGACGAAGGAGAGACTCATCAGTTTTAAACGAGGTTTTACACTCATTGAACTCATTTTTGTCATCATAGTTATAGGAATTTTGGCCAGCATGGCACTTCCCAAAATGAAAGAAGGAATTCGTCAAGCTGATCTTGCCAACGTCAAATCAAAAGTGACCGCAATACGAAGCGCCTTGCAAGTTGAAAAAACAAAAAACATACTAAAAGGGAAAGATCCCTATCCAGACAAATTGGATGATGGGACATGCCTTTTCGGAGCCATTTTTAATGGCGAGTGTACTCCTGATCAAACTCATGGTGGTTATTGGCGCGAGATCAACGCCACAACCTATGAAGCGAAACTAAAAAGTGGAGATATTATACGATTTATTTACAATCCATCCAATGGCACATTTACTTGTGTTCCAACAAATACATCAGACTCTTTATGCAATAATTTTTGATGCAGTTCTTTGAGATAGCGCTTCTTGGACGACCCCTTACATTAACGTATCGGTCTGATAAAAAGCTCCATATCGGCGATATTGTTGAGGCACCTGTAAAATCGAAAATGTACAGGGGTGTTGTATTACAACAAGTGGAAGAACCCTCTTTTGAGTGTGCAGAGATTGAGCGTAGTACTTCCTACTATTTTTCTCATGAACAGCTCAAGCTTGCTCAGTTTATTTCTACCTATTATGTGTGCCATTTGAGTGAAGCGTTGCAGCTTTTTCACCCTTTCGATAAAGAGGCGGTATATGAGAGTGGTGGTGATATTGATGCAAAAGAGGTAAAGTTGTCTGCAAAACAGCAAAAGGCTTTGCAGTTTGCAAAAGACAAAGGTATTTCTCTTCTTTTTGGCGACACGGGAAGTGGAAAGACGCAGGTGTATCTGGCCTGGATGAAAGAGGTTGTGCAAAGGGGCAAAGAAGCCATCTTTTTGATGCCAGAGATCGCTCTGACCCCCCAAATGCTCAAACGCATCGAAGCTGTTTTTGGTGAGGCTGTCGCTCTTTGGCACAGCAGGCTTAGCAAGAAAAAAAGAGAAGAGACGTTGCGAAGAATACGAGAAGGCAAAGTCAAAGTCGTTGCAGGACCAAGAAGTGCGCTCTTTTTACCTTTGAAAAATCTTGGGCTTATTATCGTGGATGAAGAGCATGACGATAGCTACAAATCTCAAAGCAGACCGAGAATCCATGCAAGAGATATCGCTGTGTATATGGGAAAAACTCTCAATATACCTGTCTTACTAGGAAGTGCTACGCCAAGTGTGAGCAGTTTCAAGCGCTATCCCTCTTTCCGTCTC
The Nitratiruptor sp. SB155-2 genome window above contains:
- a CDS encoding dicarboxylate/amino acid:cation symporter, which encodes MARKKLFSVENLTLIAIGAGIAFGYFFPALSTELKAVGDIYLKLLKMLIIPLVFASIFIAIASLSGKEELKSIGVKAFLYYLSTTALAVLLGIVIFHLINPGSGEHLLQIPQNVTIEKKELSLSDFLLSFIPANIFEALSKGAILPIIFFTILFAVAALFIQQTKRTVLYNFFDSINDAMMVLARWVIALTPIGVFFLIAATVAKNGLEPIFELYSYVLTVLLALMFHALVTLPSIGYFVGRFNPYRYFLQIKEAPLIAFSTASSSATLPVSLEVAEEKGGVSKKVAGFVLPLGATINMDGTALYESIAVLFIANISGVELSLAQQITIFITVTFASIGAAGIPGAGLIMMTMVLDSVGLPVEAIALIITVDRFLDMFRTAVNNWGDLLGAKLIQKVL
- a CDS encoding peptide deformylase; this encodes MAKILTYPDHTLLQISGLIRDFKDPKINEIVEEIKKTIEENNLQALAAIQIGEPLRIIVLKKKDGTYEVMINPTIYGKEGQYFASTESDESLPNIEVTVQRYPVIKVMYEDLQGNQKFYTAKDDEAVLLQRKIDMVFGGYLFDKLSKKEQKKFFKEYGSYGDTCPTYFIKDRILTALRLFLVGHFILLILSTFANFAKFVLTYNTLLFFIEFIWLIVFALYAKYETTKYKNCTSCQGANVFGTSAIYLAAILILYGGSWLVKSYLA
- a CDS encoding NAD(P)/FAD-dependent oxidoreductase, whose amino-acid sequence is MARIVVLGAGVSGHTAATFAKHWLGDKHEVVVVSPNSKWNWIPSNIWVGVGEMKPEDVIFELAPVYQKAGIDFRQAKAVSIHPEGKEGSDRPYVTIEYTDPNKKGQTEEVEYDYLINATGPKLNFAATPGLGPDEGYSLSVCTYQHAAEANNHFQNAIERMKKGEKVKFLIGTGHGMCTCQGAAFEYIFNIEHELREAGVRDKAEIKWISNEQFLGDFGVAGLHIKWGGHIVSSKVLAESLFAERGVDWITGAHVKEVQKGKLQYELLDGTEGEETFDFAMLIPPFSGVGLKAYDKAGNDITDKVFAPNGFMKVDADYTPKPFEEWKASDWPRYYQNPDYANMFAVGIAFAPPHPISKPAKSVNGTPITPAPPRTGMPSGIIGKTVARTVCDVIEGKYSLEEVKEKGHHASMAEMGAACVASTGKSVWNGSAVALTVYPVVPDYDRFPGTGRDPEYTFGEIGLAGHWIKHILHYMFMWKAQLKPGWTLIPE
- a CDS encoding gamma carbonic anhydrase family protein, translated to MLLRYKEWFPTKDEGTWIAPDATIIGNVTMGKDVSIWFGCVVRGDVHYIKIGDRTNIQDLTMIHVTHYKKADMSDGYPTIIGNDVTVGHRVMLHGCTIEDACLIGMNSTILDGAVIGKESIVGAGALVTGGKKFPPRSLILGSPAKVVRELSEEEVAELYASAQRYVHFKNEYINSIS
- a CDS encoding carbonic anhydrase; its protein translation is MDVKRLIENYKEFKKIHFKKYEELFEELVKNGQQPKTFFIGCSDSRVVPDLITGAKPGDLFIFRNVGNFIPPFKPDADFHGTAAAIEYAVSVLNVQDIVVVGHSHCGACASLYQELPQSEELIHTKTWLQLGKLAKEAAIAEVGKEDKEALLRATERFNVIVQLANLLTYPAVLRRLEEGSLFVHGWYYKIESGEIEYFDEEEERFKPIVL
- the uvrB gene encoding excinuclease ABC subunit UvrB → MAKFEMAAPYPPAGDQPEAIEKLSLSIKEGNRYQTLLGVTGSGKTYTMAKIIEKLQMPTLIMTHNKTLAAQLFSEFKHFFPKNHVEYFISYYDYYQPEAYLPRQDLFIEKDSSINDELERLRLSATASLLEYDDVIVVASVSANYGLGNPNEYRKMVFKFEEGNEIGQRELLFRLLEMGYKRNDKFFDRGDFRVSGDVVDIYPAYFEDEAIRVEFFGDEIESIYYFDPLTNKKLQELHTITLYAANQFIVGQNRLAEAIKSIEKELEERLDYFLKENRLVEYQRLKQRTEFDLEMLETTGTCKGIENYSRHLTGKKPGETPYSLIDYFEAKGQPYLIIVDESHVSLPQFRGMYAGDRSRKEVLVEYGFRLPSALDNRPLKFEEFINKAPHYLFVSATPGELELELSSVVAEQIIRPTGLLDPLVELAPSRHQVEILHDEIKKEIAKGNKVLVTTLTKKMAEDLSKYYADLGIKVRYMHSEIDAIERNQLIRGLRRGEFDVLIGINLLREGLDLPEVSLVAILDADKEGFLRSETSLIQTMGRAARNAEGRVLMFADKIEKRVTLESLEDLKAVEDKITGSMQRAIKTTIARRQKQDSFNKAHGITPKTVSRRLDENLKSEDLDKLYEKRKKMDKLPAKEKEKIIKELRKAMHEAAKKLEFEEAARLRDEIEKIKAL
- a CDS encoding type II secretion system protein; this translates as MRRGGFTMIELIFVIVILGILAAVALPKFVGVSEQAREGKLKAFVGTLNRTVGPAVWSKAIANDGSGKIAKLTLSDAEKNLSAYVDIPQEIDASTVDLSKCDDNTQFKTIAETDDNVMPGDYAITCRDGNSTNAPAFQLVDSNGKVLAGPSS
- a CDS encoding type II secretion system protein, whose product is MKNAFTMIELIFALIIIGILGAVAVPRYFGIEQQARENISKSFAATMTRTVGHSLWSKSLSEGKDGSIKDDNDGNASTFYERSLEVYVSIPDYFDKTTVNFENCVQSGAEAKPFMKKSEKGKYNLFCRDGNATDAPLFVLDEGETHQF